One Callospermophilus lateralis isolate mCalLat2 chromosome 6, mCalLat2.hap1, whole genome shotgun sequence genomic region harbors:
- the Rpp21 gene encoding ribonuclease P protein subunit p21, with product MAGPVKDREAFQRLSFLYQAAHCVLAQDPENQALARFYCHTEKTIAKRLVLRQDPSVKRTLCRGCSSLLIPGLTSTQRQRRRRGQRWTIQTCLTCQRSQRFLNDPKHLLWGDRPEAQLGNQADSRPPQPLPNTAHPIPTLPKEQAQPQVPITSDGFIPPSK from the exons ATGGCGGGACCAGTGAAGGACCGCGAGGCCTTCCAGAGACTCAGCTTCTTGTACCAG GCCGCCCACTGTGTCCTTGCGCAGGACCCCGAGAACCAGGCGCTGGCGAGGTTTTACTGCCACACGGAAAAGACCATTGCGAAGCGACTAGTCCTGCGACA GGACCCCTCGGTGAAAAGGACCCTATGTCGCGGCTGCTCCTCCCTCCTCATCCCTGGCCTCACCAGCACCCAGCGCCAGAGAC GCCGCAGGGGACAACGCTGGACAATACAGACCTGCCTGACATGCCAGCGCAGCCAGAGGTTCCTCAATGACCCCAAGCATCTGCTCTGGGGAGACCGGCCTGAGGCTCAGCTGGGGAACCAGGCAG ATTCTAGACCACCACAGCCCTTGCCAAATACAGCTCATCCCATTCCAACCCTTCCTAAAGAGCAAGCGCAACCTCAGGTTCCAATAACCAGTGACGGATTCATCCCACCttccaaataa
- the Trim39 gene encoding E3 ubiquitin-protein ligase TRIM39 isoform X1, translated as MAETSLLEAGASAASTAAALENLQVEASCSVCLEYLKEPVIIECGHNFCKACITRWWEDLERDFPCPVCRKTSRYRSLRPNRQLGSMVEIAKQLQAVKRKIRDESLCPQHHEALSLFCYEDQEAVCLICAISHTHRAHTVVPLDDATQEYKEKLQKCLEPLEQKLQEITRCKSSEEKKPGELKRLVESRRQQILKEFEELHRRLDEEQQVLLSRLEEEEQDILQRLRENAAHLGDMRRDLAHLAAEVEGKCLQSGFEMLKDVKSTLEKCEKVKTMEVTSVSIELEKNFSNFPRQYFALRKILKQLIADVTLDPETAHPNLVLSEDRKSVKFVETRLRDLPDTPQRFTFYPCVLATEGFTSGRHYWEVEVGDKTHWAVGVCRDSVSRKGELTPLPETGYWRVRLWNGDKYAATTTPFTPLHIKVKPKRVGIFLDYEAGTLSFYNVTDRSHIYTFTDTFTEKLWPLFYPGIRAGRKNAAPLTIRPPTDWE; from the exons ATGGCAGAGACAAGCCTGTTAGAGGCCGGGGCCTCTGCAGCCTCCACAGCTGCAGCTCTGGAGAACTTACAAGTTGAGGCAAGctgctctgtgtgcctggagTATCTGAAGGAGCCTGTCATCATTGAATGTGGGCATAACTTCTGCAAAGCTTGCATCACCCGCTGGTGGGAGGACCTAGAGAGGGACTTCCCTTGTCCTGTCTGCCGGAAGACATCCCGTTACCGCAGTCTTCGGCCTAATCGCCAACTAGGCAGTATGGTGGAAATTGCCAAGCAGCTCCAAGCTGTCAAGCGGAAGATCCGGGATGAGAGCCTCTGCCCCCAGCACCACGAGGCCCTCAGCCTCTTCTGCTATGAGGACCAGGAGGCCGTATGTTTGATATGTGCAATTTCCCATACCCACCGGGCCCACACTGTCGTGCCATTGGACGATGCTACACAGGAATATAAG GAAAAACTGCAGAAGTGCCTAGAGCCCCTGGAGCAGAAGCTACAGGAGATCACTCGATGCAAGTCCTCTGAGGAGAAGAAGCCTGGAGAACTCAAG AGACTAGTGGAGAGTCGTCGACAGCAGATCTTAAAGGAGTTTGAAGAGCTTCATAGGCGGCTGGATGAAGAACAGCAGGTATTGCTTTCAAGACTAGAGGAGGAGGAACAGGACATTCTACAAAGACTGCGAGAAAATGCTGCTCACCTTGGGGACATGCGCCGGGACCTGGCCCATTTGGCTGCCGAGGTGGAGGGCAAATGCTTACAGTCAGGCTTCGAGATGCTTAAG GATGTCAAAAGTACCCTGGAAAA ATGTGAGAAGGTGAAGACCATGGAGGTGACTTCAGTATCCATAGAGCTGGAAAAGAACTTCAGCAATTTCCCCCGACAATACTTTGCCCTAAGGAAAATCCTTAAACAGCTAATTG CGGATGTGACCCTGGACCCTGAGACTGCTCATCCTAACCTAGTCCTGTCAGAAGATCGTAAAAGCGTCAAGTTTGTGGAGACAAGACTCCGAGATCTCCCTGACACGCCACAGCGTTTCACCTTCTACCCTTGCGTCCTGGCTACTGAAGGTTTCACCTCAGGTCGACACTACTGGGAGGTGGAGGTGGGGGACAAGACCCACTGGGCAGTGGGTGTGTGCCGGGACTCTGTGAGCCGAAAGGGCGAGCTGACTCCACTCCCTGAGACTGGCTACTGGCGTGTGCGGCTGTGGAATGGGGACAAGTATGCAGCCACCACCACACCTTTTACCCCTTTGCACATCAAGGTAAAACCCAAGCGGGTAGGCATATTCCTAGACTACGAGGCTGGCACGCTATCATTTTACAACGTCACAGACCGCTCTCATATCTACACCTTTACTGATACTTTTACTGAGAAACTTTGGCCCCTCTTCTACCCAGGCATCCGGGCTGGTCGGAAGAATGCTGCACCACTTACCATCAGGCCCCCAACAGATTGGGAGTGA
- the Trim39 gene encoding E3 ubiquitin-protein ligase TRIM39 isoform X2 yields the protein MAETSLLEAGASAASTAAALENLQVEASCSVCLEYLKEPVIIECGHNFCKACITRWWEDLERDFPCPVCRKTSRYRSLRPNRQLGSMVEIAKQLQAVKRKIRDESLCPQHHEALSLFCYEDQEAVCLICAISHTHRAHTVVPLDDATQEYKEKLQKCLEPLEQKLQEITRCKSSEEKKPGELKRLVESRRQQILKEFEELHRRLDEEQQVLLSRLEEEEQDILQRLRENAAHLGDMRRDLAHLAAEVEGKCLQSGFEMLKDVKSTLEKCEKVKTMEVTSVSIELEKNFSNFPRQYFALRKILKQLIAPHSGFSRQRM from the exons ATGGCAGAGACAAGCCTGTTAGAGGCCGGGGCCTCTGCAGCCTCCACAGCTGCAGCTCTGGAGAACTTACAAGTTGAGGCAAGctgctctgtgtgcctggagTATCTGAAGGAGCCTGTCATCATTGAATGTGGGCATAACTTCTGCAAAGCTTGCATCACCCGCTGGTGGGAGGACCTAGAGAGGGACTTCCCTTGTCCTGTCTGCCGGAAGACATCCCGTTACCGCAGTCTTCGGCCTAATCGCCAACTAGGCAGTATGGTGGAAATTGCCAAGCAGCTCCAAGCTGTCAAGCGGAAGATCCGGGATGAGAGCCTCTGCCCCCAGCACCACGAGGCCCTCAGCCTCTTCTGCTATGAGGACCAGGAGGCCGTATGTTTGATATGTGCAATTTCCCATACCCACCGGGCCCACACTGTCGTGCCATTGGACGATGCTACACAGGAATATAAG GAAAAACTGCAGAAGTGCCTAGAGCCCCTGGAGCAGAAGCTACAGGAGATCACTCGATGCAAGTCCTCTGAGGAGAAGAAGCCTGGAGAACTCAAG AGACTAGTGGAGAGTCGTCGACAGCAGATCTTAAAGGAGTTTGAAGAGCTTCATAGGCGGCTGGATGAAGAACAGCAGGTATTGCTTTCAAGACTAGAGGAGGAGGAACAGGACATTCTACAAAGACTGCGAGAAAATGCTGCTCACCTTGGGGACATGCGCCGGGACCTGGCCCATTTGGCTGCCGAGGTGGAGGGCAAATGCTTACAGTCAGGCTTCGAGATGCTTAAG GATGTCAAAAGTACCCTGGAAAA ATGTGAGAAGGTGAAGACCATGGAGGTGACTTCAGTATCCATAGAGCTGGAAAAGAACTTCAGCAATTTCCCCCGACAATACTTTGCCCTAAGGAAAATCCTTAAACAGCTAATTG CTCCCCACTCTGGCTTCTCCCGCCAGCGGATGTGA